In Arthrobacter sp. MN05-02, one genomic interval encodes:
- a CDS encoding glycosyltransferase has translation MTERTTGTGGGGPRTVPDATPRGAGTHTDTVAVAAVTYDRHEELAQLLRSLAAQSAPIATVALVDSGTRPATDVVEAADGTIHYLRSEANLGGAGGFAFAILAAIASGARWIWLMDDDGHPEDERCLAELLRAAHDHDLDIVSPLVAATSDPSRLSFNFRINGLLTNDRATLEPMGYLPDMVHFFNGALIRAEVFSTIGLPDMKFFIRGDEVDFLARVRKAGLKYGTLATVAVRHPATWSEMKPIFGGFITPVIPEGEFKRFSYFRNRAYLARKYRNLRWFGADVIGFPYYFLTQRDLKGLRGWFAAYSAGLRGTGFGPPPSS, from the coding sequence ATGACCGAACGCACCACGGGCACAGGGGGCGGTGGCCCCCGGACCGTACCCGACGCGACACCCCGGGGCGCCGGGACCCACACCGACACCGTCGCGGTCGCCGCCGTGACCTACGACCGGCACGAGGAGCTCGCTCAGCTGCTACGCTCCCTGGCCGCCCAGAGCGCCCCGATCGCGACGGTCGCCCTCGTCGATTCGGGCACCCGGCCCGCGACCGACGTCGTCGAGGCCGCCGACGGCACCATCCACTACCTGCGCTCGGAAGCCAACCTCGGTGGAGCCGGCGGTTTCGCCTTCGCGATCCTCGCGGCGATCGCGAGCGGCGCCCGGTGGATCTGGCTGATGGACGACGACGGTCACCCCGAGGACGAGCGCTGCCTCGCCGAACTGCTGCGCGCCGCCCACGACCACGACCTCGACATCGTCAGTCCGCTCGTCGCCGCGACGTCGGACCCCTCGCGGCTGTCCTTCAACTTCCGCATCAACGGTCTCCTCACGAACGACCGAGCCACGCTGGAGCCGATGGGCTACCTGCCCGACATGGTGCACTTCTTCAACGGTGCGCTGATCCGGGCGGAGGTGTTCTCCACGATCGGCCTGCCGGACATGAAGTTCTTCATCCGGGGCGACGAGGTCGATTTCCTGGCCCGCGTGCGGAAGGCGGGCCTGAAGTACGGCACACTGGCGACGGTCGCCGTCCGCCACCCGGCCACGTGGTCGGAGATGAAGCCGATCTTCGGCGGATTCATCACCCCCGTCATCCCCGAGGGCGAGTTCAAGCGGTTCTCGTACTTCCGGAACCGAGCCTACCTGGCGCGCAAGTACCGCAACCTCCGGTGGTTCGGCGCGGACGTCATCGGCTTCCCGTACTACTTCCTCACCCAGCGCGACCTCAAGGGGCTCCGCGGATGGTTCGCCGCCTATTCGGCCGGCCTGCGGGGCACGGGCTTCGGCCCGCCGCCGTCGTCCTGA
- the prmC gene encoding release factor glutamine methyltransferase, whose amino-acid sequence MEEALRAAEQRLRDAGVPSPRVDAELLAAHLLGVSRGRLRALALTGAPVPRGFEALVDERARRVPLQHLTGVAHFRRIELAVGPGVFVPRPETESVAQLVIDRASELQAPKIVDLGTGSGAIAAAVADEVPGADVHAVELSELALAWAAPNLEPFGVRLSHGDLATALADQDGTFDIVVSNPPYIPADAVPNEPEVAEHDPQMALYGGGADGMRLPRAAAASAARLLRPGGYFVMEHAEVQAPWVAAFLEQADVWTTIRTHQDLSGRDRATSAVLRSGTTPDTTGKAAR is encoded by the coding sequence GTGGAGGAGGCCCTGCGGGCCGCCGAACAGCGGCTCCGCGACGCAGGGGTCCCCAGCCCCCGGGTGGACGCCGAGCTCCTGGCCGCCCACCTGCTGGGCGTCTCCCGCGGCAGGCTCCGCGCGCTGGCCCTGACCGGCGCTCCCGTGCCCCGGGGCTTCGAGGCCCTCGTCGACGAGCGCGCACGGCGGGTCCCGCTCCAGCACCTGACCGGGGTGGCCCACTTCCGTCGCATCGAGCTCGCGGTGGGTCCCGGCGTCTTCGTCCCGCGGCCCGAGACGGAGAGCGTCGCGCAACTGGTGATCGACCGGGCATCGGAGCTCCAGGCTCCGAAGATCGTGGACCTCGGGACAGGATCGGGCGCGATCGCCGCGGCCGTCGCCGACGAGGTGCCCGGTGCGGACGTGCACGCCGTCGAGCTCAGCGAGCTCGCCCTGGCCTGGGCCGCCCCGAACCTCGAGCCGTTCGGCGTGCGGCTCAGCCACGGCGACCTCGCGACCGCACTAGCCGACCAGGACGGCACCTTCGACATCGTCGTCTCCAACCCCCCGTACATCCCGGCCGATGCCGTGCCGAACGAGCCGGAGGTGGCGGAGCACGACCCGCAGATGGCCCTCTACGGCGGGGGAGCGGACGGGATGCGGCTGCCACGCGCCGCAGCCGCCTCCGCCGCCCGCCTCCTCCGCCCGGGCGGCTACTTCGTCATGGAGCATGCGGAGGTGCAGGCGCCCTGGGTCGCCGCCTTCCTCGAGCAGGCGGATGTCTGGACGACGATCCGGACGCACCAGGACCTCAGCGGACGGGACCGCGCGACGAGCGCCGTCCTCCGCTCCGGCACGACGCCGGACACCACCGGGAAGGCAGCGCGATGA
- the prfA gene encoding peptide chain release factor 1 translates to MFESIQGLLDEHSELQDQLADPAVHADQALARRLGRRYAELGRIVDAHNRWTALNDDLEAAREMASEDPEFAAEVPVLEEQLATAQERLRRLLIPRDPNDGRNVIIEVKGGEGGDEAALFAGDLLRMYARYAESRGWKTELISANESDLGGYKDVQMAIKGSSNDPAEGVYARLKFEGGVHRVQRVPVTESQGRIHTSAAGVLVLPEVDEPEEVEISQNDLKIDVYRSSGPGGQSVNTTDSAVRITHLPTGIVVAMQNEKSQLQNREAAMRVLRSRILAHEQEKIDAANSDIRKSQIRTMDRSERIRTYNYPENRIADHRTGYKAYNLDAVMNGDLEPVVQSAIEMDEQARLDAIGTEE, encoded by the coding sequence ATGTTCGAATCCATCCAGGGACTGCTCGACGAGCACTCCGAGCTGCAGGACCAGCTCGCCGACCCCGCCGTCCACGCCGACCAGGCGCTGGCCCGGAGGCTGGGTCGCCGGTACGCGGAGCTCGGCAGGATCGTCGACGCCCACAACCGGTGGACCGCCCTGAACGACGACCTCGAGGCCGCCCGCGAGATGGCGTCGGAGGACCCCGAGTTCGCCGCCGAGGTGCCCGTGCTCGAGGAACAGCTCGCCACGGCCCAGGAGCGCCTGCGCCGCCTGCTCATCCCGCGCGACCCGAACGACGGCCGCAACGTCATCATCGAGGTCAAGGGCGGCGAGGGCGGCGACGAGGCGGCACTGTTCGCCGGCGACCTGCTCCGCATGTACGCGCGCTACGCCGAATCCCGCGGCTGGAAGACAGAACTCATCTCCGCCAACGAGTCCGACCTCGGCGGCTACAAGGACGTCCAGATGGCGATCAAAGGGTCCTCCAACGACCCCGCCGAGGGTGTCTACGCGCGCCTCAAGTTCGAGGGCGGCGTGCACCGAGTCCAGCGCGTGCCCGTCACCGAGTCGCAGGGCCGCATCCACACGTCCGCCGCGGGCGTCCTCGTGCTGCCCGAGGTCGACGAGCCGGAGGAGGTCGAGATCAGCCAGAACGACCTGAAGATCGACGTCTACCGCTCCTCGGGCCCCGGCGGGCAGTCCGTCAACACGACGGACTCCGCAGTACGCATCACCCACCTGCCCACCGGGATCGTCGTCGCGATGCAGAACGAGAAGTCCCAGCTGCAGAACCGCGAGGCAGCGATGCGCGTGCTCCGCTCCCGCATCCTGGCGCACGAGCAGGAGAAGATCGACGCAGCGAACTCCGACATCCGCAAGTCGCAGATCCGCACCATGGACCGGTCCGAGCGCATCCGGACCTACAACTACCCCGAGAACCGGATCGCCGACCACCGCACGGGCTACAAGGCCTACAACCTCGACGCCGTCATGAACGGCGACCTGGAGCCCGTGGTGCAGTCGGCCATCGAGATGGACGAGCAGGCCCGCCTGGACGCCATCGGCACGGAAGAGTAG